A window from Culex pipiens pallens isolate TS chromosome 3, TS_CPP_V2, whole genome shotgun sequence encodes these proteins:
- the LOC120422254 gene encoding cytochrome P450 4d1-like, with protein MLALLVSALLAVAITWLVTTIVGNMLLVRKLQRLLPKFATIPSVPVLGNSLEFRKDPTPPGIFRTFFGFHRRFGENVITQSLFNFPSLQVTSGPVVEQVINTKTIQKSIIYEFMKPWLGEGLLTALGKKWAQRRKVITPAFHFKILEEFLDIFNQRSEDFVGKLRDRVGKGDFNIYEDVTLCTLDIISESAMGVKINAQDNPDSSYVKAVKEMSDIIFRRLFSMMREYKVFFYMQKAAKRQKAAVAVLHDFTDSVIVTRKTQLESEQARKATQQKLEETDIYGKRKMTLLELLLNVSVDGYPLSNSAIRAEVDTFMFAGHDTTTSCISFAAYHIARNPSVQQKLHEEMTQVLGSDFKNTQLTYSMLQELKYLDMTIKEVLRIHPSVPVIGRKSTHDMVIDGQKIPPGIDIAVLIYAMHNNPEVFPEPDRFDPERFNEENSAKRHPYAYIPFSAGARNCIGQKYALLEIKATLVKLLGHYRLLACDPENTVRIKTDMTLRPVNGTFVKIVER; from the exons ATGCTGGCGTTACTTGTGTCGGCGCTTCTCGCTGTGGCCATAACCTGGCTCGTGACCACAATTGTTGGAAACATGCTCCTGGTTAGGAAATTGCAGCGATTACTGCCAAAATTCGCCACGATTCCCTCGGTTCCAGTGCTGGGCAATTCGCTGGAGTTCCGGAAGGATCCAACCCCGCCGGGAATCTTCAGAACCTTCTTTGGCTTCCATCGACGGTTTGGCGAAAATGTGATCACACAGAGTTTGTTCAACTTTCCGAGCCTTCAGGTGACCAGCGGCCCGGTGGTTGAGCAGGTCATCAACACGAAAACCATCCAGAAATCGATTATCTACGAGTTCATGAAGCCGTGGCTCGGCGAGGGACTGCTGACTGCACTCGGGAAGAAGTGGGCCCAGCGAAGGAAGGTCATTACGCCGGCGTTCCACTTTAAGATTTTGGAGGAGTTTCTGGACATTTTCAACCAGCGGTCGGAGGACTTTGTTGGTAAACTGCGCGATCGGGTTGGCAAAGGGGACTTTAACATCTACGAGGACGTCACGCTGTGCACGCTGGACATAATTTCCGAGTCCGCGATGGGCGTGAAGATAAACGCGCAAGATAACCCTGACTCGTCGTACGTGAAGGCGGTTAAGGA AATGTCCGACATAATCTTCCGGCGACTGTTCAGCATGATGCGCGAGTACAAAGTCTTCTTCTACATGCAAAAAGCCGCCAAGCGTCAGAAGGCGGCCGTGGCCGTACTGCACGATTTTACCGATTCCGTGATCGTTACCCGAAAGACCCAGCTCGAGAGCGAACAGGCCCGCAAGGCAACGCAGCAGAAGCTAGAGGAGACGGACATTTACGGCAAGCGCAAAATGACTCTGCTCGAGCTGCTGCTCAACGTGTCCGTCGATGGTTACCCGTTGAGCAATTCCGCCATCCGTGCCGAGGTCGACACGTTCATGTTCGCCGGCCACGACACGACCACGTCCTGCATCAGCTTCGCAGCGTACCACATCGCCCGGAACCCCTCCGTCCAGCAGAAACTGCACGAAGAAATGACCCAAGTGCTAGGGTCAgacttcaaaaacacccaactcACCTACAGTATGCTGCAGGAGCTCAAATACCTGGATATGACAATCAAAGAGGTGCTCCGTATTCACCCCTCCGTCCCCGTAATCGGTCGCAAATCCACCCATGACATGGTCATCGATGGACAGAAAATTCCACCCGGCATCGACATAGCTGTCCTGATCTACGCGATGCACAACAATCCGGAAGTGTTCCCCGAGCCGGACCGTTTCGACCCCGAGCGATTCAACGAGGAGAACAGCGCCAAGCGTCACCCGTACGCGTACATTCCGTTCAGTGCCGGAGCGCGGAACTGTATCGGCCAGAAGTACGCCCTGCTGGAGATTAAGGCCACGCTGGTGAAGCTGCTCGGCCACTATCGGCTGCTGGCGTGCGATCCGGAGAACACGGTGCGCATCAAAACCGATATGACGCTGCGGCCGGTCAACGGGACGTTCGTGAAAATTGTCGAGCGATGA
- the LOC120422256 gene encoding cytochrome P450 4c3-like: protein MFTALLLALLLLVVTWLVTTLVRNYATTRNLRRNLPSFNVLPSVPLLGSSHLFKDDTEPPEIFATSSGFHRRFGNDLIAQSFLNQPSLQVTSPEVVEQIINTRTINKSQIYDFMKPWINEGLLTAVGKKWAQRRKIITPAFHFKILEEFLGTFNQQAEVLVDKLREQVGQGDFNIYKYITLCTLDVISETAMGVKINAQDNPDSSYVKAVKEMADLILRRLFSALREFRWLFPFLKMAKQQKRLLNVLHSFTDSVIVTRKNQLENESAQLITQKKLEESDIYGKRKLTLLDLLLNVSIDGHPLSNPDIREEVDTFMAAGHDTTTSALSFGAYHIARNPAVQQKLYDEMVQVLGPDFKNTILTNSMLQDLKYLDMTIKEILRIHPSVPIIGRMSTSDMTINGTKLPTGIEVIIFIYAMHNNPEVFPEPDRFDPDRFNEENSAKRHPYAYIPFSAGARNCIGQKYALLEAKTILVKLLGSYRLLPCDPGNTVRIKSDITLRPVNGAFVKIVER from the exons ATGTTTACGGCACTATTACTGGCGTTACTCCTGTTGGTGGTAACCTGGCTAGTAACGACCTTAGTCCGCAATTACGCAACGACACGCAATCTAAGGCGTAACCTACCCAGCTTCAACGTGCTTCCGAGCGTCCCACTGCTGGGCAGCTCCCACCTGTTCAAGGACGACACCGAACCTCCGGAGATTTTCGCGACTTCGTCCGGCTTTCACCGGCGCTTCGGCAATGACCTAATCGCGCAAAGCTTCCTAAATCAACCCTCGCTGCAGGTGACCAGTCCCGAAGTGGTCGAGCAGATCATCAACACTCGGACCATCAACAAGTCACAGATCTACGACTTTATGAAGCCATGGATCAACGAGGGACTGCTGACCGCCGTCGGGAAGAAGTGGGCCCAGCGGAGAAAGATCATTACGCCGGCGttccatttcaaaatattggagGAATTTCTGGGTACGTTCAACCAGCAAGCTGAAGTGCTTGTTGATAAGCTTCGCGAGCAGGTCGGACAGGGCGACTTTAACATTTATAAATACATTACGCTGTGCACGTTGGACGTAATCTCGGAGACCGCCATGGGAGTGAAGATAAACGCGCAGGACAATCCGGATTCGTCGTACGTAAAAGCCGTGAAGGA AATGGCTGATCTAATCCTGCGCCGTTTGTTCAGCGCTCTGCGCGAATTCAGATGGCTGTTCCCCTTTTTGAAAATGGCCAAACAGCAAAAAAGGCTGTTGAACGTGCTGCACAGTTTCACCGATTCGGTGATTGTCACCAGGAAGAATCAACTGGAAAACGAATCCGCCCAGCTAATAACCCAGAAGAAACTCGAAGAGTCCGACATCTATGGCAAGCGTAAGCTGACTCTCCTGGATCTGCTGCTTAACGTGTCTATCGACGGTCACCCGTTGAGCAATCCCGACATCCGCGAAGAGGTTGACACTTTCATGGCCGCCGGCCACGACACGACCACGTCCGCGCTGAGCTTCGGTGCGTACCACATCGCGCGCAACCCAGCCGTCCAGCAGAAGCTGTACGACGAAATGGTGCAGGTGCTTGGACCGGACTTCAAAAACACAATCCTGACGAACAGCATGCTGCAGGACCTCAAATACCTGGACATGACCATCAAGGAAATCCTCCGAATTCACCCCTCAGTCCCCATCATCGGCCGCATGTCCACCAGCGACATGACCATCAACGGAACCAAGCTCCCCACCGGCATCGAAGTCATCATCTTCATCTACGCGATGCACAACAATCCGGAAGTGTTCCCCGAGCCGGACCGTTTCGACCCCGACCGATTCAACGAGGAAAACAGCGCCAAGCGGCACCCGTACGCGTACATCCCATTTAGTGCCGGAGCGCGAAACTGTATCGGCCAAAAGTACGCCCTGCTGGAGGCGAAGACGATTCTGGTGAAACTGCTCGGCAGCTATCGACTGTTGCCGTGTGACCCGGGCAATACGGTGCGCATCAAGTCGGACATTACGCTGCGGCCGGTTAACGGCGCATTCGTGAAGATTGTTGAGCGTTGA
- the LOC120422241 gene encoding 39S ribosomal protein L17, mitochondrial-like produces MNQAEVAKLMSQLRIAIRPRHRNIKNVDGPEGRLDKLRKTVTALVKHERIELNYQRADEARGYAERLISDAIRYGDCHKPTMEMADYWLVEKQLVHKLFKVLAPRFEDCKVSATRMYKAPKDYPGWYRKRAVLELRGNPYPPLVQNLAQNRSLLHNVLLDEARKDFRKEKYAEIAAQIGQDASNSVGSGGEAEAGK; encoded by the coding sequence ATGAACCAAGCCGAGGTGGCGAAGCTGATGTCGCAGCTGAGGATCGCGATCCGCCCGCGGCATCGCAACATAAAGAACGTGGACGGTCCCGAGGGCCGGCTGGACAAACTTCGCAAGACGGTGACGGCGCTGGTGAAACATGAACGCATCGAGCTGAACTACCAGCGAGCGGACGAGGCCCGGGGGTACGCGGAACGGCTGATTTCCGACGCCATCCGGTACGGCGACTGCCACAAACCGACGATGGAGATGGCCGACTACTGGCTTGTGGAGAAGCAGCTGGTGCACAAACTGTTCAAGGTGCTGGCGCCACGCTTTGAGGACTGCAAAGTGTCCGCGACGCGGATGTACAAGGCACCGAAGGACTACCCCGGGTGGTACAGGAAGCGGGCCGTGCTGGAGCTGCGGGGGAATCCGTACCCGCCGTTGGTGCAGAACTTGGCCCAGAACCGCAGCCTGCTGCACAACGTGCTGCTGGACGAGGCGAGGAAGGACTTCCGGAAGGAGAAGTACGCCGAAATTGCGGCCCAGATCGGGCAGGATGCTAGTAACAGTGTTGGAAGTGGTGGTGAGGCGGAAGCGGGGAAGTGA